The Epinephelus lanceolatus isolate andai-2023 chromosome 1, ASM4190304v1, whole genome shotgun sequence genome has a window encoding:
- the LOC117256440 gene encoding sodium- and chloride-dependent taurine transporter-like, which yields MAQKEKLQCLKDFHKDTLKPSPGKSPGTRPEDEAEGKHPQREKWASKLDFVLSVAGGFVGLGNVWRFPYLCYKNGGGAFLIPYFIFLFGGGLPVFFLEVALGQFTSEGGITCWEKLCPIFTGIGYASIVIVSLLNIYYIVILAWGLYYLFQCFQPELPWAKCNQPWNTHRCIEDTYRKNKSLWLAANASNFTSPVTEFWEHNVLGISNGIDDIGPIKWDLALCLLLVWVICFFCIWKGVKSTGKVVYITATFPFVMLIVLLIRGVTLPGASAGIKFYLYPDLARLKDPEVWIDAGTQIFFSYAICLGAMTSLGSYNKYKYNCYRDCLLLGALNSGTSFVSGFAIFSVLGFMAQEQGVDIADVAESGPGLAFIAYPKAVTMMPFPTLWAILFFIMLLLLGLDSQFVEVEGQITSLVDLYPSFLRKGYRREIFIAIICCISYLLGLTMVTKGGMYVFQLFDYYAASGVCLLWVAFFECIAVAWVYGVDNFYDALEDMLGYRPNPWMKWSWTIITPVLCMGCFIFSLVKYKPLTYNKVYEYPDWAVGIGWTLALTSMICIPMVVVIKIIRSDGPLIERIKAVAAPVRGGASSRPADHRGLKELTYPLDPNGNKGLLMKAPTHTIVETMM from the exons ATGGCTCAAAAAGAGAAACTTCAGTGCCTGAAGGATTTCCATAAGGACACTCTGAAGCCATCTCCTGGTAAAAGCCCTGGCACCCGGCCTGAAGACGAGGCAGAGGGCAAACACCCCCAGCGGGAGAAGTGGGCCAGCAAGCTGGACTTTGTTCTGTCTGTGGCTGGCGGCTTTGTTGGTTTAGGGAACGTCTGGCGTTTCCCGTACCTCTGCTATAAGAATGGTGGAG GTGCTTTTCTCATCCCCTACTTCATTTTCCTGTTTGGCGGAGGTCTGCCGGTCTTCTTCCTGGAGGTCGCCCTGGGTCAGTTCACCTCCGAGGGTGGCATCACCTGCTGGGAGAAGCTGTGCCCCATCTTTACTG GTATTGGTTACGCCTCCATTGTGATTGTGTCCCTGCTGAATATCTACTACATCGTCATCCTGGCCTGGGGTCTCTATTACCTGTTCCAG TGTTTTCAGCCGGAGCTGCCCTGGGCCAAGTGCAATCAGCCCTGGAACACCCATCGCTGCATCGAGGACACCTACCGCAAGAACAAATCCCTCTGGCTGGCCGCCAACGCCTCCAACTTCACCTCCCCCGTCACCGAGTTTTGGGA ACATAATGTGTTGGGTATCAGCAATGGTATCGACGACATCGGTCCTATTAAATGGGACCTGGCTCTGTGTTTACTGCTCGTCTGGGTCATCTGCTTCTTCTGCATCTGGAAGGGAGTCAAGTCCACCGGCAAG GTGGTCTACATCACAGCCACGTTCCCGTTTGTCATGCTCATCGTGCTGTTGATTCGTGGTGTGACGCTGCCAGGTGCTTCTGCTGGCATCAAGTTCTACCTGTACCCTGACCTCGCTCGTCTGAAGGACCCAGAG GTATGGATTGACGCCGGCACCCAGATCTTCTTCTCCTATGCCATCTGTTTGGGCGCCATGACGTCCTTGGGGAGCTACAACAAGTACAAATACAACTGCTACAG GGACTGTTTGCTGCTGGGAGCCCTCAACAGTGGTACCAGTTTTGTGTCTGGCTTCGCAATATTTTCCGTCCTGGGCTTCATGGCACAAGAGCAAGGGGTGGACATTGCTGATGTGGCAGAGTCAG GTCCCGGCCTGGCGTTCATCGCCTACCCCAAGGCTGTAACCATGATGCCTTTTCCTACACTCTGGGCAATCCTCTTCTTCattatgctgctgctgcttggccTCGACAGTCAG TTTGTGGAGGTGGAAGGGCAGATCACATCACTGGTGGATCTGTATCCGTCCTTCCTACGGAAGGGTTACCGCAGAGAGATCTTCATCGCTATCATCTGCTGCATCAGCTACCTGCTTGGACTCACCATGGTTACCAAG ggtGGCATGTATGTTTTCCAGCTGTTTGATTACTATGCAGCTAGCGGTGTGTGCCTTCTGTGGGTGGCATTCTTTGAATGTATAGCTGTTGCCTGGGTTTATG GTGTTGATAATTTCTACGATGCACTTGAGGACATGCTTGGCTACAGACCAAATCCCTGGATGAAATGGAGCTGGACTATTATCACTCCTGTACTGTGCATG GGCTGCTTTATCTTCTCCTTGGTCAAATACAAGCCATTGACGTACAACAAGGTCTACGAGTATCCTGATTGGGCCGTCGGAATAGGTTGGACTCTGGCCTTGACCTCCATGATCTGCATCCCCATGGTGGTTGTCATCAAGATCATCCGATCTGATGGGCCGCTCATCGAG AGGATTAAAGCGGTGGCAGCCCCGGTTCGTGGCGGGGCCAGCTCCCGTCCCGCAGACCACCGTGGCCTCAAGGAGCTCACCTACCCTCTGGACCCCAATGGGAACAAGGGCCTGCTGATGAAGGCCCCCACCCACACCATCGTAGAGACCATGATGTAA